One window of Hymenobacter sp. BRD128 genomic DNA carries:
- a CDS encoding alpha-amylase, with protein MYTPLPGTTRLAGAAALLFLAGCAKEAAAPSTAAPASLSTTSNASAVPGTMMQGFYWDVPQSTSGQTWWQVLSGQASELSQAGITAMWLPPAYKGAAGSNDDGYGVYDRYDLGEFNQKGSVATRYGTLAQLQSCISSLHGKGIQVYEDMVMNHFMGADAQESFTYNGTNYNVWTSFTYPARANKYSTYQWHYYNFNGAQQAPNNGWYQWNPWDFQPYNNGDAYDNLMGCEVRYADQNQVNETIKWGNWMTTTLGLDGYRVDAGKHMLTSFLNSWFDGVKSSRFAVSEVWFNSVSELQNYISATGGRTSLFDVPLHYTFKAMSDGNGSWDMRGLEFAGLTEADGVHSVSFVDNHDTDNSGGLYSPVVNLKMLAYAYILTREKGYPCVFYKDYYNYGLGAQIKTLNLIRQAHAYGAGFEYTSVDDADVYAYSRAGDASHTGLLVMLNDGSSNATKTISSPFKNATLTDLTGNNSSTITTDANGSASFPVNSRSYSVWVPKPTTSVTFNINYSNTVSGQNLYIVGSTGQLGSWNTANAIQLSGAAYPNWTVTIPLTTGIGVQYKYFRKDGSGSILWETDPNNSLTPSGTTQTVTDTWH; from the coding sequence ATGTATACACCCCTACCCGGGACCACGCGCCTCGCAGGCGCGGCGGCCCTCCTGTTTTTAGCCGGCTGCGCCAAAGAGGCCGCCGCGCCCAGCACTGCCGCGCCGGCTAGCCTGAGCACCACCAGCAACGCCTCGGCCGTGCCGGGCACCATGATGCAGGGCTTTTACTGGGACGTGCCCCAGAGTACCAGCGGCCAGACCTGGTGGCAGGTGCTGAGCGGACAGGCCAGCGAGCTGAGCCAGGCCGGCATCACGGCCATGTGGCTGCCGCCAGCCTACAAGGGCGCGGCCGGCTCCAACGACGATGGCTACGGCGTATACGACCGCTACGACCTGGGCGAGTTCAACCAAAAAGGCTCGGTGGCCACCCGCTACGGCACCCTGGCCCAGCTGCAAAGCTGCATTAGCAGTCTCCACGGCAAAGGCATCCAGGTCTACGAAGACATGGTAATGAACCACTTCATGGGCGCCGATGCCCAGGAGAGCTTCACCTACAACGGCACCAACTACAACGTCTGGACCAGCTTTACCTACCCGGCCCGCGCCAATAAGTACAGCACCTATCAGTGGCACTACTACAATTTCAACGGCGCCCAGCAGGCTCCCAACAACGGCTGGTACCAGTGGAACCCCTGGGACTTTCAGCCCTATAACAACGGCGACGCCTACGACAACCTCATGGGCTGCGAGGTGCGCTACGCCGACCAGAACCAGGTCAACGAAACCATTAAGTGGGGCAACTGGATGACCACCACGCTGGGCCTGGATGGCTACCGCGTCGATGCCGGCAAGCACATGCTGACCTCGTTTCTCAACAGCTGGTTCGACGGCGTGAAAAGCTCACGCTTTGCCGTGAGCGAAGTATGGTTTAACAGCGTGAGTGAGTTGCAGAACTACATTTCGGCCACGGGCGGGCGCACGAGCCTGTTCGACGTGCCGCTGCACTACACGTTCAAGGCCATGAGCGACGGCAACGGCTCGTGGGACATGCGCGGGCTGGAGTTTGCCGGCCTCACCGAGGCCGACGGCGTGCACTCCGTCTCGTTTGTGGACAACCACGACACCGATAATTCGGGCGGGCTGTACTCACCCGTCGTCAACCTGAAGATGCTGGCCTACGCCTACATTCTAACCCGCGAGAAGGGCTACCCCTGCGTCTTCTACAAGGACTACTACAACTACGGCCTCGGTGCCCAGATTAAAACCCTGAACCTCATTCGGCAGGCGCACGCCTACGGAGCGGGCTTCGAGTACACCAGCGTCGATGATGCCGACGTGTACGCCTACTCGCGCGCCGGCGATGCGTCGCACACCGGCCTGCTGGTTATGCTCAACGATGGCAGCAGCAATGCCACCAAGACCATCAGCTCGCCCTTTAAGAATGCCACGCTAACGGACCTGACCGGCAACAACTCCAGCACCATCACTACCGATGCCAACGGCTCGGCTAGCTTCCCGGTCAACTCCCGCTCGTATTCGGTATGGGTGCCCAAGCCCACCACCAGCGTAACGTTTAACATCAACTACAGCAACACCGTGTCGGGCCAGAACCTCTACATCGTGGGCAGCACCGGCCAGCTAGGCTCCTGGAACACGGCCAATGCCATCCAGCTCAGCGGCGCGGCCTACCCCAACTGGACCGTGACCATCCCGCTGACTACCGGCATCGGGGTGCAGTACAAGTACTTCCGCAAAGATGGCTCGGGCAGCATCCTGTGGGAAACCGACCCCAACAACTCCCTCACCCCTAGCGGCACTACCCAGACCGTGACCGATACCTGGCACTGA
- the aspA gene encoding aspartate ammonia-lyase encodes MTPSTRLEHDFLGELPIPNDAYYGIQTLRALDNFHITGIPIKVEPLFVQALAFVKKGAALANKELGVLDPAIADAIVAACDRVTSGEFDNQFLTDMIQGGAGTSVNMNANEVIANVALELMGHQKGEYQYCHPNNHVNCSQSTNDAYPTAFRIALNNKLAGYRDMLSQLADAFFAKGNEFQNVLKMGRTQLQDAVPMSMGDEFRAFATNLREELLRIDDSRRLIAEINMGATAIGTRVNAPEGYPELVTQHLRQITGLDLSLAGDLIEATYDTGAYVQLSGVLKRTAVKLSKICNDLRLLSSGPRCGINEINLPALQPGSSIMPGKVNPVVPEVVNQTAFYVIGADLTVTMAAEAGQLQLNVMEPVISFALFTSISYMTNACRTLREKCVLGITANAEHAASMVYNSIGIVTQLNPVLGYEASASIAKEALATGKSVHDIAVTERRLLTQEKWDEIFTFENLIRPVFMK; translated from the coding sequence ATGACCCCATCCACCCGCCTCGAACACGATTTCCTGGGCGAATTGCCCATTCCGAATGATGCCTACTACGGCATCCAGACCCTGCGCGCGCTCGACAATTTTCACATCACGGGCATTCCCATCAAGGTTGAGCCGTTATTTGTGCAGGCGCTGGCCTTCGTGAAAAAAGGCGCCGCGCTGGCTAATAAAGAACTCGGCGTGCTCGACCCGGCCATTGCCGATGCCATCGTGGCCGCCTGCGACCGCGTGACTAGCGGCGAGTTCGATAATCAGTTCCTGACCGACATGATTCAGGGCGGCGCCGGCACCTCGGTGAATATGAACGCCAACGAGGTAATCGCCAACGTGGCTCTGGAGCTGATGGGCCACCAGAAGGGCGAATACCAGTACTGCCACCCCAACAACCACGTCAATTGCTCGCAAAGCACCAACGACGCCTACCCCACCGCCTTCCGTATCGCGCTCAACAACAAGCTGGCCGGCTACCGCGATATGCTCTCGCAGCTAGCCGACGCCTTTTTTGCCAAGGGCAATGAGTTTCAGAACGTGCTCAAGATGGGCCGCACCCAGCTCCAGGATGCCGTGCCCATGAGCATGGGCGACGAGTTCCGGGCCTTTGCCACCAACCTGCGCGAAGAGCTGCTGCGCATTGATGACTCGCGCCGGCTCATTGCCGAAATCAACATGGGCGCCACCGCCATTGGCACCCGCGTCAACGCGCCCGAGGGCTATCCCGAACTCGTGACCCAGCACCTGCGCCAGATAACCGGCCTCGACCTGAGCCTGGCCGGCGACCTCATCGAGGCCACCTACGACACCGGCGCCTACGTGCAGCTCTCGGGCGTACTCAAGCGCACAGCGGTGAAGCTGAGCAAGATATGCAATGATTTACGCCTGCTTTCATCCGGCCCGCGCTGCGGCATCAACGAAATAAACCTGCCTGCTCTGCAACCCGGCTCCAGCATCATGCCCGGCAAGGTAAACCCCGTGGTGCCCGAAGTGGTGAACCAAACGGCCTTTTACGTTATCGGCGCCGACCTCACCGTGACGATGGCCGCCGAGGCCGGTCAGCTTCAGCTCAACGTGATGGAGCCGGTTATCAGCTTCGCGCTCTTCACCAGCATCTCGTACATGACCAACGCCTGCCGCACGCTGCGCGAAAAATGCGTACTTGGCATCACCGCCAACGCCGAGCATGCCGCTAGCATGGTTTACAACAGCATCGGCATCGTAACTCAACTCAACCCCGTACTCGGCTACGAAGCCAGTGCCAGCATTGCCAAAGAGGCCCTAGCCACCGGCAAATCGGTGCACGACATCGCCGTAACCGAGCGCCGCTTATTGACCCAGGAGAAATGGGACGAGATTTTCACGTTTGAAAACCTTATCCGGCCGGTGTTTATGAAGTAA
- a CDS encoding DUF3109 family protein: MIVIQNTVISDDVAENFFVCNLEACKGACCVEGDLGAPLELAELEVLKNEYPKIEPFLTEAGKQAIAAQGLYIEDWEGDYSTTTINDRECAYALYDERGILKCGIEQAYLAGATSFKKPISCHLYPIRITKYEGFEALNYDRWDICSPACSFGAKLGVPVYKFLQEPLERKYGAEWYAELAREIENPTV; encoded by the coding sequence ATGATTGTTATCCAAAATACCGTTATCTCAGACGATGTGGCCGAAAACTTCTTCGTGTGCAACCTAGAGGCTTGCAAGGGCGCCTGCTGCGTGGAGGGCGACCTTGGCGCGCCGCTGGAACTGGCCGAGCTGGAAGTTCTGAAGAACGAGTACCCCAAGATTGAACCCTTTCTGACCGAAGCCGGCAAGCAAGCTATTGCGGCCCAGGGGCTTTATATCGAAGACTGGGAGGGCGACTACAGCACCACGACCATCAACGACCGCGAGTGCGCCTACGCGCTCTACGATGAGCGCGGCATTCTGAAGTGCGGCATCGAGCAGGCTTATCTGGCCGGCGCCACTAGCTTTAAGAAGCCGATTAGCTGCCACTTATACCCGATTCGCATCACCAAATACGAGGGCTTCGAAGCGCTCAACTACGACCGCTGGGATATCTGTTCGCCGGCCTGTTCCTTCGGGGCCAAGCTAGGGGTACCAGTGTATAAGTTTTTGCAGGAGCCGCTGGAGCGCAAGTACGGCGCTGAGTGGTACGCCGAGCTAGCCAGGGAGATTGAGAACCCGACAGTCTAG
- a CDS encoding ATP-dependent helicase: MALDYHALLNHSQAAAVLQTEGPCMIIAGAGSGKTRVLTYRIAHLLEQGVDPFNILALTFTNKAAKEMRARIEKVVGPQAKNLWMGTFHSVFAKILRSEAERIGFPRSFTIYDTQDSKTLIGQIVKELELDDKLYKASTVLGRISAAKNKLISHAQYLSDPVIKQDDEAALRPKIGVIYQQYQQRCFKAGAMDFDDLLFQTNVLFRDHPDILNKYQNKFRFVMVDEYQDTNYSQYLITRKLAAKERNICVVGDDAQSIYAFRGADISNILNFEKDYPELNVFKLEQNYRSTKNIVWAANSVIKNNQQQLRKNVFSDNETGHLIEVIKAASDNEEGKLIAQSIYEDKMNQHLSYDDFAILYRTNAQSRAMEEALRKLNIRYKIVGGLSFYQRKEIKDLVAYLRLTVNPNDEQALRRVINYPKRGIGDTTISKLINSAEEANHTIWEVVSNADQFLPARVSNPVVGFAEKIKSYTVVAGKEDAFEAAKFIAKNSGMIEELYADKSIEGLSRYENIQELLNGIKEYVDDPEREDKSLGAFLQDIALVTDSDLKDAAQEGEAVTLMTIHSAKGLEFRNVYIVGLEENLFPSQMMITSRADLEEERRLFYVAITRAEKKLTLSYATSRYQWGNLRSCEKSRFLDEIDPQYLNVKFAAGPVVSDTPVQHVFERRSNLVAAPVRKTVPTKYVAPADFQPSDTSNLQAGQRVEHAKFGFGKVATLEKQNGTVKAIIQFEEVGEKTLLLSFAKLRVL; this comes from the coding sequence ATGGCTTTAGATTATCACGCTCTTTTAAACCACTCGCAGGCTGCCGCCGTGCTCCAAACGGAAGGCCCCTGCATGATTATTGCCGGCGCCGGCTCGGGCAAAACCCGGGTGCTCACGTACCGCATTGCGCACCTGCTCGAACAGGGCGTGGACCCGTTCAACATCCTGGCCCTCACCTTCACTAACAAGGCAGCCAAGGAGATGCGCGCCCGCATTGAGAAGGTAGTCGGCCCGCAGGCCAAAAACCTGTGGATGGGCACTTTTCACTCCGTCTTCGCCAAAATTCTGCGCTCCGAGGCCGAGCGCATCGGCTTCCCGCGCTCGTTCACCATCTACGACACGCAGGATAGCAAGACCCTCATCGGTCAGATTGTAAAGGAGTTGGAGCTAGATGACAAGCTTTACAAGGCCAGCACCGTGCTCGGCCGCATCTCGGCCGCTAAAAACAAGCTGATTTCGCACGCGCAGTACCTCAGCGACCCCGTTATCAAGCAGGATGATGAGGCGGCGCTACGGCCCAAAATTGGCGTAATTTATCAACAGTATCAGCAGCGCTGCTTCAAGGCCGGCGCGATGGATTTTGATGACCTGTTGTTTCAAACCAACGTCTTGTTCCGCGACCATCCGGATATTCTGAATAAATACCAGAATAAATTTCGGTTTGTGATGGTAGACGAATACCAGGACACCAACTACTCGCAGTATTTAATCACCCGCAAGCTAGCCGCTAAAGAGCGTAATATCTGCGTGGTAGGCGACGACGCGCAGAGTATTTACGCCTTCCGCGGCGCGGATATTTCCAACATTCTCAACTTCGAGAAGGATTATCCCGAGCTGAATGTATTTAAGCTGGAACAGAATTATCGCTCTACTAAAAATATTGTGTGGGCGGCTAACTCAGTTATTAAAAATAACCAGCAGCAACTGCGCAAAAACGTATTTTCGGATAACGAAACCGGCCATTTAATCGAAGTAATTAAGGCTGCTTCTGATAATGAGGAGGGCAAATTAATTGCCCAGTCGATATACGAGGACAAGATGAACCAGCATCTGTCCTACGACGATTTTGCCATCCTCTACCGTACCAACGCCCAGAGCCGGGCAATGGAAGAGGCCCTGCGCAAATTAAATATCCGCTACAAGATTGTGGGCGGCCTGAGCTTTTATCAGCGCAAGGAAATCAAGGATTTAGTGGCGTATTTGCGCCTCACGGTAAACCCTAACGACGAGCAGGCACTGCGCCGGGTAATTAATTATCCCAAGCGCGGTATTGGGGATACTACCATTAGCAAGTTAATTAATTCAGCCGAGGAAGCCAACCACACCATTTGGGAAGTGGTGAGCAACGCCGACCAGTTTTTGCCGGCTAGGGTGTCAAATCCCGTGGTGGGCTTTGCTGAGAAAATAAAGAGTTACACCGTAGTAGCGGGCAAGGAAGACGCCTTTGAAGCAGCCAAATTCATTGCCAAAAACTCGGGCATGATTGAGGAATTGTACGCCGATAAGAGCATCGAAGGCTTATCGCGCTACGAAAACATTCAGGAACTGCTCAACGGTATTAAAGAATACGTGGACGACCCCGAGCGCGAGGATAAGTCGCTAGGGGCCTTTTTACAGGATATTGCCCTCGTCACGGATTCCGACCTGAAGGACGCCGCCCAGGAAGGCGAGGCCGTGACGCTGATGACCATTCACTCGGCTAAAGGCCTGGAATTTCGCAACGTATACATCGTGGGCCTGGAGGAAAACCTTTTCCCGAGCCAGATGATGATAACCTCGCGCGCCGACCTAGAAGAAGAGCGCCGGCTATTCTACGTGGCCATCACGCGAGCCGAGAAAAAGCTGACACTCAGCTACGCCACCTCGCGCTACCAGTGGGGCAACCTGCGCTCGTGCGAAAAGTCACGCTTCCTGGATGAGATTGACCCGCAGTATCTTAACGTGAAATTTGCGGCCGGTCCGGTGGTGAGCGACACGCCCGTGCAGCACGTATTTGAGCGGCGCTCGAACCTCGTGGCCGCCCCGGTGCGTAAGACGGTACCAACCAAGTACGTGGCCCCGGCCGACTTCCAACCCTCCGACACGAGTAACTTGCAGGCCGGCCAGCGCGTCGAGCACGCCAAATTTGGCTTTGGCAAGGTAGCTACGCTCGAAAAGCAGAACGGTACCGTGAAGGCGATTATTCAGTTTGAAGAAGTTGGCGAGAAAACGCTGCTGCTGAGCTTTGCCAAGCTGCGGGTATTATAG
- a CDS encoding DUF4290 domain-containing protein → MTETPSLPFHLQLLVREYGQSTYQLIQGLAQIEDVAERTRRAAGIVQLILRLRPSLREQPDIQTRLWNHVHALAGTEVTLDAPVPLTPPRLHTERPKRVEYPRQAPKLKAYGRGIEALIAKALTIEEGAEREQAAAQIGRTMKFLYRQHNKENAKDLTIIRHLAELSGGQLKLDAQAVADQGLFELANVPATASPSQQPARATSGQGGNRFEGNRDRDNRERRADRPESGQGNGKKRDKKRNKKFRSEPQQPPQ, encoded by the coding sequence ATGACGGAAACTCCTTCCCTGCCCTTCCACCTGCAACTGCTGGTGCGCGAATATGGGCAAAGTACTTACCAGCTCATCCAGGGCCTGGCCCAGATTGAAGACGTGGCCGAGCGCACGCGCCGCGCCGCCGGCATCGTGCAGCTCATCTTGCGCCTGCGCCCCAGCCTGCGCGAGCAGCCCGATATTCAGACCCGTCTTTGGAACCACGTGCATGCCCTGGCCGGCACCGAGGTGACCCTCGATGCGCCCGTGCCCCTCACCCCGCCGCGCCTGCACACCGAGCGCCCCAAGCGCGTGGAGTACCCGCGCCAGGCACCCAAGCTCAAGGCCTACGGCCGGGGTATTGAAGCGCTCATTGCCAAGGCGTTGACCATCGAGGAGGGGGCCGAGCGCGAGCAGGCTGCCGCCCAGATTGGCCGCACGATGAAATTTCTCTATCGCCAGCATAATAAGGAAAACGCCAAGGACCTGACTATTATCCGCCACCTAGCCGAGCTGTCGGGTGGGCAGCTAAAGCTGGATGCGCAGGCAGTGGCCGACCAGGGCTTGTTTGAACTGGCGAACGTGCCCGCCACGGCTAGCCCTAGCCAGCAGCCGGCCCGCGCCACGAGTGGCCAGGGCGGCAATCGCTTCGAGGGCAACCGCGACCGGGATAACCGCGAGCGCCGGGCCGACCGTCCCGAAAGCGGTCAGGGCAACGGCAAAAAGCGCGATAAGAAGCGCAACAAGAAATTTCGCTCCGAGCCGCAGCAGCCGCCGCAGTAG
- the murA gene encoding UDP-N-acetylglucosamine 1-carboxyvinyltransferase: MAAFEVRGGRKLHGEIIPQGAKNEALQILCAVLLSPEPITISNVPNIRDVNKLIELLRDMGVKVGQLAPDTYMFQAQDVRLDYLDTPEFVAQARELRGSVMILGPLLARYGRAQLPKPGGDKIGRRPLDTHFVGLEKLGAHLTLEGTDFYRMSVPAGKLHGASMLLDEASVTGTANIVMAAVLAEGTTTIYNAACEPYLQQLCRMLVRMGAKIQGIGSNLLTIEGVASLGGTEHRMLPDMIEIGSFIGLAAMTGSEITIKDCQIPELGIIPDTFRKLGIQLEFRGDDIHVPAQERYEISTYLDGSILTVSDHTWPGFTPDLLSIILVIATQAKGTVLIHQKMFESRLFFVDKLIDMGAQIILCDPHRATVIGLNRQKTLNGITMSSPDIRAGVALLIAALSAEGTSKILNVEQIDRGYQNIDERLNALGADIRRV; the protein is encoded by the coding sequence ATGGCTGCATTTGAAGTACGCGGCGGACGGAAGCTGCACGGGGAAATTATTCCTCAAGGAGCTAAGAATGAGGCGCTCCAGATTCTGTGCGCGGTTTTGCTCAGCCCCGAGCCCATCACCATCAGCAACGTGCCCAATATCCGGGACGTGAATAAGCTCATTGAGCTGCTGCGCGATATGGGCGTGAAGGTGGGCCAGCTAGCCCCCGACACCTACATGTTTCAGGCCCAGGACGTGCGCCTCGACTACCTCGATACGCCCGAGTTTGTGGCCCAGGCTCGCGAGCTGCGCGGCTCGGTGATGATACTAGGCCCGCTGCTGGCCCGCTACGGCCGCGCCCAGCTACCCAAGCCGGGCGGCGACAAAATCGGCCGCCGGCCGCTCGATACGCACTTCGTGGGTCTCGAAAAGCTCGGCGCGCACCTCACCCTGGAAGGCACTGATTTTTACCGCATGAGCGTGCCGGCTGGCAAGCTGCACGGGGCATCCATGCTGCTCGATGAGGCCAGCGTAACGGGCACCGCCAACATCGTGATGGCAGCCGTGCTGGCTGAAGGCACCACCACCATCTACAACGCGGCCTGCGAGCCGTATTTGCAGCAGCTGTGCCGCATGCTGGTGCGCATGGGCGCTAAGATTCAGGGCATTGGCTCCAACCTACTCACGATTGAGGGCGTGGCTAGCCTCGGCGGCACCGAGCACCGCATGCTGCCCGATATGATTGAAATCGGCTCTTTCATCGGCCTGGCGGCCATGACGGGCTCGGAAATCACTATTAAGGATTGCCAGATTCCGGAGCTCGGCATTATCCCCGATACTTTCCGCAAGCTGGGGATTCAACTGGAGTTTCGGGGCGACGACATTCACGTGCCGGCCCAGGAGCGCTACGAAATCAGCACCTACCTCGACGGCTCTATCCTCACGGTGAGCGACCACACCTGGCCGGGCTTCACGCCTGATTTGCTGAGCATTATCCTCGTCATCGCTACTCAGGCCAAGGGCACGGTGCTCATTCACCAGAAGATGTTCGAGTCGCGCCTGTTCTTCGTGGACAAGCTCATCGACATGGGTGCGCAGATTATTCTTTGCGACCCGCACCGCGCCACCGTTATCGGCCTCAACCGCCAGAAGACGCTGAACGGCATCACCATGTCGTCGCCCGACATTCGGGCCGGCGTGGCGCTGCTCATTGCGGCATTATCGGCCGAGGGAACCAGTAAAATCCTGAACGTGGAGCAGATTGACCGCGGCTACCAGAATATCGACGAGCGCCTGAATGCGCTCGGCGCCGATATTCGGCGGGTATAA